GCCGTGTAGCGGGTGTTGAGCACATACGAGCCGGCCAGCTTGCCCTCGCGCTCGGGGATGGTGACCGTCTCGCGCAGCGGGCGGTAGTCGACGTCGATGGCGTTGATCTCGGCCTTGTACGCCTGCCCGCCCACGTACCGGATGCTGGCGTTCATGTGGCCCTTGGCCAGCGCGTCGTACTTCCACTCGGCCAGCAGCGGGCCGGTGGCCGAGCCCTCGCGCATCTCCTTCTTGCGGCCCAGCTCGTCGTAGACGTAGTACAACGTCTTGCCGCGCGAGTCGGTCGTGGAGACCAGCTCGTCGGCGTCGTTGTACGTCATGGTCGTGACGCCCTTGTCGGGGTCCTCGGTCTTGATCTCCCGGCCGCGCATGTCGTAGTGGTGGCGCCACACGTTGCCCGCGGAGTCGGTCACCGTGGACAGGCGGCCGGCGTAGTCGTAGGTGTACTTGGTGGACTCGTACTCGCCGGTCGGGGTCTGGCCCTTGTACTGGCGCAGCTCGATCAGCCGGTCCTCGGAGTCGCCGATGCGGGTGGTCGCGGTGCCTCCCGGCGGCGGCGTGATGTGGATCCGGTCGCCCTCGTTGACGACCGACACCCGGTACTTCTCCACGCCCTTCGCCTTGAGGATCTGGGCGCTGGCCTCGCCGGTGCCGTCGAACGTCGTCACCACCTGGTTCGGCACCGCCGCGTCGGTGACGCCGAGCAGGTCGGTGGAGGGGGTGCCGGTGGCGAAGTAGCCGGTGTTCGACTTGTACTGCTCGCCCTGCGAGTTGTAGAAGGTGTCGGTGACCGTGCGGCCGTCGCGCAGGGCGGGGTCCTGCGTCTGGTCGTCCCTGGGCGCGGGCTCCTGGGTCTGGCGCTCGCGCATCAGGCCGTCGTACAGCTCGTAGCTGGTGGTGTAGCCGCCGTCGTCGCGCAGCGTCTTGGTGACGACGTAGCTCGGCCCGTCCGAGCGCATCACGTAGGAGTACTCGGTGTTGGGCGTCTGCTGGGCCGCCTTGCTGCGGTCGGCCTGCCACACCTTGACCAGGCGGCCGAGCGCGTCGTGCTCCATCTCCACGCGCCGGTTGTTCGCGTCCACCTCGGCGACGGGCTCGCCCCAGGCCGGCTCGACGTACGTGCGCTCGACGTGGCCCAGGTTGTTGGTCTCGGCGATCTCGGTGGCGAGGACGCCGGTGGCCGGGGTGTAGGCGGTCGTGGACTTGGTGCCGACGGTGTCGGTCTCGCTGGTCTCGCGGCCGTAGATGTCGTAGGTGTGCGTGGTGTCGGTGATCGTGGCGCCGTCGCCGCCGACGACGACCTGGACCGAGGTCACGTCGCCCTTGCTGGGCGCCTGGCCGTTGGCCTTGCCGTCGTACTGGATCTTCTCGTCGGAGATGAGGTCGCCCGCCGCCAGCGTGGACACGCCCGTGGAGCAGGGGGCGGCCACCTTCTGGACGCGGCTGGTGTAGTCGAGCATCCAGCTCGTGTCGTTGCGGGCGTAGGTGTAGCGGGTGCACTGGTCGTCGTCGGCGGTGGACAGGTCGCCCTTGTCCTCCACCGACAGCAGCATGCCCTTCTCGTCGAACGAGCGCTGCTCGCCGGTGCGCCGCCACTTGCCGCCGGCGACCGCCTTGCGGGTGGTCATCGACTGGGCCTCGACCACGTACGCGCTCTTCGTGACGCCGCCCTGCGTGGACTCGGCGGTCTTGACCGACCACGGCTGCTCGACGGTGGCGCTCAGCAGCGTGCCGCCGTCGCCGTCGTAGAGGACCTCCTCGCGTTCGAAGCCGGCGTACTGGTCGAGGTCGTCGACCTTGCCGCCCTCGGTGTCCTCCACCTGCGCGACGCGCTTGGAGCCGTCGGCCTGCTTGTCGCCGTGCAGGCCGCGGAAGTAGCGGAACTCGGTGAGCGTGCGCTTGGTGTCCTGGCCGTCGCCCTCGCGCACCCGGACCCGGCCGAAGCCGCGCCAGTCCGCCCACGTGCGGTGCTCCGGCTTGACCAGGATGTTGTCGGCGTAGTGCCAGCCGGCGCCGTCGAGGTACTCGTAGGAGGTGACGGCGGGGGTGCCGCCGCCGACCCGGTCCACCTCCATGGTCTGGGCGACCACGTACTTGTGGAACCAGTCGGTGACCTCGGTCTCGTCCGGCGGGGCCCAGCGCTGCGGGAAGCAGAGCTTGCTGTTCTTGTCGGCCGCGGGCAGCTCGCCGGGCTTGCACTCGGCGGCCTTGTAGTTGACCCGCACCTCGCCGCCGGTGCCGTTGTCCACCGCCTGCACCCGCCACTTGACCAGCGGCGCGCGGCCTTCGTTCGCGTCCACCCGGTTGGGCAGCTGCACGCCGACGAAGGTGGTCCTCGGCAGCGACAACGTGCCGCCCACGTGCCCGGTCTGCTGGATCGAGGCGAGCCAGAGCGACGGGCTGAGGCCGTCACCGGTCGCCGGGAACTGGTGGGTGAGCGTCCAGGAGTCCACCGGCGTGTACTGGCCGGCGGTGGTGAGGATCTGCGTGGTGACCTTGGTCAGCCGCTTGCGGCTGAAGAACGTCGGCGTCAGCCGGTCGACGCACTTCACGCCCGCGTCGCAGATCTGGTCGAACGGCACGTCCGGCCAGCTCGCCGCGGTCTCCTTCTTGAGCTGGTCGGCGGCGCAGGTGACGGTGCCGCTCGGCAGGCAGCGCTCTGCCACCTCGAAGACGATCCGGGCGGCGGGCTGCTTGGTGAACAGCTCGCCCGACAGGTAGCCGTAGTCGACCCGGCTCAGGTAGGCGTGCCGGTCGTAGCCGGTGCCGAGCTCGGGCTTGCCGTTGCGGCCGTAGTAGTTCTTCTCCTGGACGTACCAGTACGTGGTGGCGTTGCCGTGCGGGTCGACCGCGTAGTCCAGGTTCCACCGGTAGGCCTGCTGGCACCAGGCGTTCGCCGGGGTGCTGTTGTAGCAGGGCTCGCCGCTGTTGTTGCCGAACACCGGCACGGTCTGCACCGACTTGGTCTCGGCCTTGCCGCTGGCCCAGCCGGGCAGGCGGTTGAGGCCGAAGGTGTACTGGGTGCCGTCCTGCGTGGTGACCCGCCAGTACTCGCCGTTGTTGTCGCCGTTGACGGCGCCGGTGAGGTACTCGATGCGGATGCCGTCGTCGCGCTTGGGCCGCCACTGCTTGGTGGTGGCGTCCTTGACCAGCTCCACCGCCGAGTCGCCGAGCGTCAGGACCGCGTTGTCCTGGTCCCAGCACAGGTCGCCGGTCTTCTTGCCGTCGATCATGCAGGACTTGTAGCGGCGCTCGATGAACCCGCCCGGGTTGAGCTCGAAGCCCTCGCCCACCCAGGACGGCTGGTTGTTGGTGGAGACGGTGCGGCCGTCCACGCTCTGCGAGGAGTAGGCGAGCGACACCTCGGGCTCGTCGCCGCCCAGCGCGGGCGGGACGCGCAGGTCGTAGCCCCAGTTGAAGTCGCCGGACTGCGCGCCCACGCTCCACTGGGCGGACGGGCCGAGCGAGGTGGCCGAGTGGTCGCCGGAGGAGCCGGAGGCGGCGGCGGTGACCGCGTACAGGCCGGCCGTCGCGACCTCGGCCGTCAGCGTGCCGTCCTTGGCGTTGTTCTCGCTCTTGACCGGCTCGGGCCGCGGGCAGTCGTCAGCGCCGGTGAGCGCGCACTCCTCCAGCTTGACCACGCGCAGGCGGGCGCCGTAGTCGCCGCCGTAGGCGTAGCGGAAGCCGGAGTAGTCGATCTGGAGGCGGGTCGGGCCCGCCGCCTTCGCTGTCGCGGCGCCCGCGCCGGAGCCCGGCGAGACGCGCATGGCCAGGCCGAGGCGGCCGGACCTGGCGGCGTCCAGCAGCTCGACCTTGACCGGCGTCGCCGCGGCCGCCTTGGCCGCGGCGCCCTTGGCGGGCGGGGCCAGCTTCACCGGGAAGTCGGCGGCGGCGAGGGTGCTCGCCGTGGCGCCGCTGCCGCCGCTGCCGCTGCTGTCGCCGCTGTCGCCGCCCAGCTCGACGGTCTGCGGCTTGGGCCACTTCACGCCCGGCGGGGCCTTCCACGCCTGCTCGGTGACCGGGTTCTGCAGCGGCGGCAGGACCGGGACCTTGCCGCCCTTGACCGGGGTCTCCTTCTGCGTCTCCGGAGCGGTGCGGGGGGCCGCCTCGGCGGGCATGGCGTAGGCCGCCGGGGCGATCAGCAGGACGGACAGGACGGTGGCCAGCCGGCGGGGCCAGGGGGACTCCGGCTTGGGCTGGACGAAGCGGTTCCAGAAGGGGTCGGCGGTCTCGTCGTCGGGTCCGGTGGGGTCTGGCGGTCGGTTCCACCGGGATTCGGGCAGCTCTAACTCATCTGGCAGGTCCATGAACCTCTCCCAGTCGGGGGTGCTGCTCTTTTCGAGGGGGGGACTACTGGGCGAAAGGAGTGCTGCTCTTTTCGAGG
The Actinomadura luzonensis genome window above contains:
- a CDS encoding RHS repeat-associated core domain-containing protein; amino-acid sequence: MDLPDELELPESRWNRPPDPTGPDDETADPFWNRFVQPKPESPWPRRLATVLSVLLIAPAAYAMPAEAAPRTAPETQKETPVKGGKVPVLPPLQNPVTEQAWKAPPGVKWPKPQTVELGGDSGDSSGSGGSGATASTLAAADFPVKLAPPAKGAAAKAAAATPVKVELLDAARSGRLGLAMRVSPGSGAGAATAKAAGPTRLQIDYSGFRYAYGGDYGARLRVVKLEECALTGADDCPRPEPVKSENNAKDGTLTAEVATAGLYAVTAAASGSSGDHSATSLGPSAQWSVGAQSGDFNWGYDLRVPPALGGDEPEVSLAYSSQSVDGRTVSTNNQPSWVGEGFELNPGGFIERRYKSCMIDGKKTGDLCWDQDNAVLTLGDSAVELVKDATTKQWRPKRDDGIRIEYLTGAVNGDNNGEYWRVTTQDGTQYTFGLNRLPGWASGKAETKSVQTVPVFGNNSGEPCYNSTPANAWCQQAYRWNLDYAVDPHGNATTYWYVQEKNYYGRNGKPELGTGYDRHAYLSRVDYGYLSGELFTKQPAARIVFEVAERCLPSGTVTCAADQLKKETAASWPDVPFDQICDAGVKCVDRLTPTFFSRKRLTKVTTQILTTAGQYTPVDSWTLTHQFPATGDGLSPSLWLASIQQTGHVGGTLSLPRTTFVGVQLPNRVDANEGRAPLVKWRVQAVDNGTGGEVRVNYKAAECKPGELPAADKNSKLCFPQRWAPPDETEVTDWFHKYVVAQTMEVDRVGGGTPAVTSYEYLDGAGWHYADNILVKPEHRTWADWRGFGRVRVREGDGQDTKRTLTEFRYFRGLHGDKQADGSKRVAQVEDTEGGKVDDLDQYAGFEREEVLYDGDGGTLLSATVEQPWSVKTAESTQGGVTKSAYVVEAQSMTTRKAVAGGKWRRTGEQRSFDEKGMLLSVEDKGDLSTADDDQCTRYTYARNDTSWMLDYTSRVQKVAAPCSTGVSTLAAGDLISDEKIQYDGKANGQAPSKGDVTSVQVVVGGDGATITDTTHTYDIYGRETSETDTVGTKSTTAYTPATGVLATEIAETNNLGHVERTYVEPAWGEPVAEVDANNRRVEMEHDALGRLVKVWQADRSKAAQQTPNTEYSYVMRSDGPSYVVTKTLRDDGGYTTSYELYDGLMRERQTQEPAPRDDQTQDPALRDGRTVTDTFYNSQGEQYKSNTGYFATGTPSTDLLGVTDAAVPNQVVTTFDGTGEASAQILKAKGVEKYRVSVVNEGDRIHITPPPGGTATTRIGDSEDRLIELRQYKGQTPTGEYESTKYTYDYAGRLSTVTDSAGNVWRHHYDMRGREIKTEDPDKGVTTMTYNDADELVSTTDSRGKTLYYVYDELGRKKEMREGSATGPLLAEWKYDALAKGHMNASIRYVGGQAYKAEINAIDVDYRPLRETVTIPEREGKLAGSYVLNTRYTADDQVQSVSFPGVGGLPEEQVVYGYDGLAQPVKVTGLTTYVNATRYSKLGETLQYELGGSGTKKAWLTYNHDESTRRLTSFRLDREGAAKTDLDLGYSYDAVGNITKIAEAGGQDTQCFTYDHLRRLTSAWTATDDCASGSPQSGTIGGVAPYAVSYGYDSTGNRIKETRHAWGGAGETSRTYTYPQAGGKQPHALQSVGADLFEYDAAGNTTRRKIGTADQSLVWDAEGNLESVTEAGKTTSFIYDAEGDRLIRKTPTDATLYIDDMELRFDYGKDTVEQTRYYTINDEPIAVRTPDNQVFFLVNDHQGTAQAAVNAATGELAVRRTTPFGEDRGSPPPWWPGQRGFVGGTKDATTGLVHLGAREYDPKLGRFLSVDPVIDDVDPQQLNAYAYANNSPVTMSDPDGQWVWIVVAVGVRIGARYLAKRAAQRAAAAALRRAAIRRAREAARKRALAEARKRAAEEAKKRAREAAKKRAAAEAKRKRLAAARKKAREKAERAREAAAKRRAALAARRAARKAAREAAAKRRLALAARKRNHYRGRVPRGIQRARSTPARRPTSHRAAQRHSPPRASRQPAQPRPSQVYRNDGTTQPTQSYSVYGNGRLYPEGRPPSNLPNGGGSGQGEKQIFKPEKIELEPNKRGLQTQLFNRTDKLMDSIADIIDGFGLGG